The following proteins come from a genomic window of Azospirillum humicireducens:
- a CDS encoding Lrp/AsnC family transcriptional regulator: MPKHPLDRIDRRILAALQQDGRLPNNELAERVGLSPSPCLRRVKALEEAGVIARYVALVDPASVDLPVNIFVNVSLERQVEARLDGFEAAVMARPEVLECYLMTGDADYLLRVVVPDLASYERFLKEHLTRIPGVASIRSSFALKQVRYRTALPLDHLGG, encoded by the coding sequence ATGCCAAAGCATCCCCTCGACCGTATCGACCGCAGGATTCTGGCCGCCCTTCAGCAGGACGGCCGCCTACCCAACAACGAGCTGGCGGAGCGGGTCGGCCTGTCGCCCTCCCCCTGCCTGCGCCGGGTCAAGGCGCTGGAGGAGGCGGGGGTGATCGCCCGCTATGTTGCGCTGGTCGACCCGGCCTCCGTCGATCTGCCGGTGAACATCTTCGTGAATGTCAGCCTGGAACGGCAGGTGGAGGCGCGGCTCGACGGCTTCGAAGCGGCGGTGATGGCGCGGCCGGAGGTGCTGGAATGCTACCTGATGACCGGCGACGCCGACTATCTGCTGCGGGTGGTGGTGCCGGATCTGGCCAGCTACGAGCGCTTCCTGAAGGAACATCTGACCCGCATCCCCGGCGTCGCCAGCATCCGCTCCAGCTTCGCGCTGAAGCAGGTGCGCTACCGCACCGCCCTGCCGCTGGACCATCTGGGGGGATAG
- a CDS encoding transketolase, whose translation MIAIQPSSADLACLAELERKVLWLASWTIHNANHVRPNLDGLKIGGHQASSASLSTIMTALYFSALRPEDRVAVKPHASPIFHAIQYLLGNQTREKLENFRGYKGAQSYPSRTKDVDDVDFSTGSVGLGVAQTLFASLVQDYLKAKGWAPGLPEGRMVSLVGDAEMDEGNIFEALQEGWKHGLRNTWWIVDYNRQSLDAVIREGLWERLENIFRAFGWDVVILKYGSLMQQAFKEPGGERLRHWIDSCPNQLYSALTYQGGAAWRRRLMDDLGDQGDVSRLIERHSDEELARLMGNLGGHDLPSLLEAFAQARTHDRPVCFIAYTVKGFGLPLAGHKDNHSGLLTREQMDGFRAANKVRPGHEWDRFEGLSLPETALEEFLRRVPFAQKGRRRYEAPAVAVPAALQTPTQKSLSTQAAFGLILNEIGRERSALAERIVTTAPDVTVSTNLGAWVNRRGLFAKSEMADLFKKERIPSTYSWDFSPKGQHLELGIAESNLFILLSALGLSHSLFGERLLPIGTVYDPFIMRGADQLNYACYQDARFMLVATPSGVTLAPEGGAHQSIATPLVGMAQDGLAYFEPAFADELAVVMRWAFDYMQRDGEGVPDERNWLRDETGGSVYLRLSSRALEQPTRTMDEDLARDIVDGAYWLRRPGPNAQVVIAYTGAVAPEAIAAVGMLGEDRRDVGLLAVTSADRLTAGWSAAQRARERGLSHARGHIERLLEGVPPHCALVTVVDGHPTTLGWLGSVAGHRTRALGVEHFGQTGTIADLYRHHAIDARGIVAAAEAVSPGRPVRHLRALA comes from the coding sequence ATGATCGCGATCCAGCCATCCTCCGCCGATCTCGCCTGCCTGGCCGAGCTGGAGCGCAAGGTCCTCTGGCTCGCCTCCTGGACCATCCACAACGCCAACCATGTCCGCCCCAACCTGGACGGGCTGAAGATCGGCGGCCATCAGGCCTCCAGCGCGTCGCTGTCCACCATCATGACGGCGCTCTACTTCTCGGCGCTGCGGCCGGAGGACCGGGTGGCGGTCAAGCCCCATGCCAGCCCGATCTTCCACGCCATCCAGTATCTGCTGGGCAACCAGACGCGGGAGAAGCTGGAAAATTTCCGCGGCTACAAGGGCGCCCAGTCCTACCCGTCCCGCACCAAGGACGTGGACGACGTCGATTTCTCCACCGGCTCGGTCGGGCTGGGGGTGGCGCAGACCCTCTTCGCCTCGCTGGTCCAGGATTACCTGAAGGCCAAGGGCTGGGCGCCGGGCCTGCCGGAGGGGCGCATGGTCTCGCTGGTCGGCGATGCCGAGATGGACGAGGGCAACATCTTCGAAGCCCTGCAGGAGGGTTGGAAGCATGGGCTGCGCAACACCTGGTGGATCGTCGACTACAACCGCCAGAGCCTGGACGCGGTGATCCGCGAAGGGCTGTGGGAGCGGCTGGAGAACATCTTCCGCGCCTTCGGTTGGGACGTGGTGATCCTGAAATACGGCAGCCTGATGCAGCAGGCCTTCAAGGAGCCGGGCGGCGAGCGCCTGCGCCACTGGATCGACAGCTGCCCCAACCAGCTCTATTCGGCCCTGACCTATCAGGGCGGTGCCGCCTGGCGCCGCCGCCTGATGGACGATCTGGGCGACCAGGGCGACGTCTCCCGCCTGATCGAGCGCCACAGCGACGAGGAGCTGGCCCGTCTGATGGGCAATCTCGGCGGCCATGACCTGCCGTCGCTGCTGGAGGCCTTCGCCCAAGCGCGCACCCATGACCGGCCGGTCTGCTTCATCGCCTATACGGTGAAGGGCTTCGGCCTGCCGCTGGCCGGCCACAAGGACAACCATTCGGGATTGCTGACGCGCGAGCAGATGGACGGTTTCCGCGCCGCCAACAAGGTCCGCCCCGGCCATGAATGGGACCGCTTCGAGGGGCTCTCCCTGCCGGAGACCGCGCTGGAGGAGTTCCTGCGCCGCGTCCCCTTCGCGCAGAAGGGCCGCCGCCGCTACGAGGCGCCGGCCGTCGCCGTGCCGGCCGCCCTGCAGACCCCGACGCAGAAGAGCCTGTCGACCCAGGCCGCCTTCGGCCTGATCCTGAACGAGATCGGGCGCGAGCGCTCGGCTCTGGCCGAACGCATCGTCACCACCGCGCCCGACGTCACGGTGTCCACCAATCTCGGCGCCTGGGTGAACCGGCGCGGCCTGTTCGCCAAGAGCGAGATGGCCGACCTGTTCAAGAAGGAACGCATCCCCTCCACCTACAGCTGGGATTTCTCGCCGAAGGGGCAGCATCTGGAGCTGGGCATCGCCGAATCCAACCTGTTCATCCTGCTGTCGGCGCTGGGCCTGTCACACAGCCTGTTCGGGGAGCGGCTGCTGCCGATCGGCACCGTCTACGACCCCTTCATCATGCGCGGCGCCGACCAGTTGAACTATGCCTGCTATCAGGATGCCCGCTTCATGCTGGTGGCGACCCCCTCCGGTGTCACGCTGGCGCCGGAGGGCGGGGCGCACCAGTCCATCGCCACCCCGCTGGTCGGCATGGCGCAGGATGGACTGGCCTATTTCGAGCCCGCCTTCGCCGACGAGCTGGCGGTGGTGATGCGCTGGGCCTTCGACTACATGCAGCGGGACGGGGAGGGGGTGCCGGACGAGCGCAACTGGCTGCGCGACGAGACCGGCGGCTCGGTCTATCTGCGCCTGTCCTCCCGCGCGCTGGAGCAGCCGACCCGGACGATGGACGAGGATCTCGCCCGCGACATCGTCGATGGCGCCTATTGGCTGCGCAGGCCGGGGCCGAACGCCCAGGTGGTGATCGCCTACACCGGCGCCGTCGCGCCCGAGGCCATCGCCGCCGTCGGCATGCTGGGGGAGGACCGGCGCGATGTCGGGCTGCTGGCGGTGACCTCGGCCGACCGGCTGACTGCCGGCTGGAGCGCCGCCCAGCGGGCGCGCGAGCGCGGCCTGTCCCATGCCCGCGGCCATATCGAGCGGCTGCTGGAGGGGGTGCCGCCCCATTGCGCCCTGGTCACGGTGGTGGACGGCCATCCGACGACGCTGGGCTGGCTGGGGTCCGTTGCCGGCCACCGCACGCGGGCGTTGGGGGTGGAGCATTTCGGCCAGACCGGGACCATCGCCGACCTCTACCGCCATCACGCGATCGACGCCCGCGGCATCGTCGCGGCGGCGGAAGCGGTCTCTCCCGGCCGGCCGGTCCGCCACCTGCGCGCCCTCGCCTGA
- a CDS encoding FadR/GntR family transcriptional regulator: MPVEFESVVTVSAAKQIADSLRAAIMDGRLKVDERLPTEEELAQRFKVSRPTVREALKRLAAQHLIRSRRGPTGGNFVASPAPEDAARSLANATTLMVAVGDIGLDDMATARLELGGVCCRLAAARNDAELAAPLATMRNELARQGEAALTDEEFCASDVRFHRALVDAAGNALLSYLMHAVVEALQPVSNMIIYRVREREAIVGFHARLLQALETRNAEAAMAALGDLVGYTRDRYREALEKRTERAG, encoded by the coding sequence ATGCCGGTCGAGTTCGAGAGCGTCGTCACCGTCAGCGCGGCCAAGCAGATCGCCGACAGCCTGCGCGCCGCCATCATGGACGGGCGGTTGAAGGTCGACGAACGGTTGCCGACCGAAGAGGAGCTGGCCCAGCGCTTCAAGGTCTCGCGCCCGACCGTACGGGAAGCGCTGAAGCGGCTGGCGGCACAGCACCTGATCCGCTCCCGCCGGGGCCCGACCGGCGGCAATTTCGTCGCCAGCCCGGCACCGGAAGACGCGGCGCGCTCACTGGCCAACGCCACCACCCTGATGGTCGCGGTCGGCGACATCGGGCTGGACGACATGGCGACCGCCAGGCTGGAGCTGGGAGGCGTCTGCTGCCGGCTGGCTGCCGCGCGGAACGATGCGGAGCTGGCAGCGCCGCTGGCGACGATGCGGAATGAGTTGGCGCGGCAGGGCGAGGCGGCGCTGACGGATGAGGAATTCTGCGCGTCGGACGTGCGGTTCCACCGCGCCCTGGTGGATGCCGCCGGCAATGCCCTGCTGTCCTACCTGATGCATGCTGTGGTCGAGGCACTGCAGCCGGTCAGCAACATGATCATCTACCGGGTGCGCGAGCGCGAGGCCATCGTCGGCTTCCACGCCCGCCTGTTGCAGGCCCTGGAAACGCGGAACGCCGAGGCCGCGATGGCGGCGCTCGGCGATCTGGTCGGCTACACCCGCGACCGCTATCGCGAGGCGCTGGAAAAACGGACCGAGCGCGCCGGGTAA